A window from Salvia miltiorrhiza cultivar Shanhuang (shh) chromosome 2, IMPLAD_Smil_shh, whole genome shotgun sequence encodes these proteins:
- the LOC131011317 gene encoding zinc transporter 1-like — protein sequence MLLFLIRHAFLSCILEASAPNDPAPVEKNAIIFLLKTPPLPSRSFSAMATAHKIMFLTVIVVSAIAVAAAEDCTTHAADAEQGNKSEALKLKLVAIASILTAGGVGVSFPLLGRKLPALRPENDIFLMVKAFAGGVVLATGFVHILPDAFRSLTSPCISHTPWAQFPFSGFIAMAAAIATLMVDTIATAFYRNTHSSKAAADEEAAGDADRRPSDILRQRIISQVLEVGMVVHSVVIGISVGVSRSPGNIKPLLIALSFHQFFEGMGLGGCISQARFEWLKTMVMTVFFSVTAPLGIGIGIGICNVYKRSGATVEGVFDSASAGILIYMALVDILAADFMSPRMENNVKLQLGAHTSLLLGAGSMSFLAKWA from the exons ATGCTCCTTTTCCTTATCAGACATGCATTTCTTTCCTGCATTTTGGAGGCATCCGCACCTAACGACCCAGCGCCCGTTGAAAAAAATGCAATCATATTTCTTTTGAAAACACCACCCCTTCCCTCGCGGAGCTTCTCCGCCATGGCCACTGCTCATAAAATAATGTTCCTCACAGTCATCGTGGTCTCAGCCATCGCAGTAGCGGCTGCAGAAGACTGCACGACCCACGCCGCCGACGCGGAGCAAGGCAACAAGAGCGAAGCCCTAAAGCTGAAACTGGTCGCGATTGCTTCGATCCTCACCGCCGGCGGCGTCGGCGTCAGCTTCCCGCTCCTCGGCCGGAAGCTGCCCGCCCTCCGCCCGGAGAACGACATATTCCTTATGGTCAAGGCCTTCGCCGGCGGCGTGGTGCTCGCGACGGGATTCGTCCACATTCTCCCCGACGCATTCCGCAGCCTCACATCACCCTGCATCAGCCACACCCCCTGGGCCCAATTCCCCTTCTCGGGATTCATCGCCATGGCGGCCGCCATCGCCACGCTCATGGTCGACACCATCGCCACCGCCTTCTACAGAAACACGCACTCGAGCAAGGCCGCCGCCGACGAGGAGGCGGCCGGCGACGCCGACCGGAGGCCGTCGGATATTCTCCGACAGCGCATAATATCACAA GTTTTGGAGGTGGGAATGGTGGTGCACTCGGTGGTCATCGGGATATCGGTGGGGGTGTCTCGGAGCCCCGGCAATATAAAGCCGCTGCTGATTGCGCTGTCGTTCCACCAGTTCTTCGAAGGGATGGGACTTGGAGGATGCATCTCACAg GCGAGATTCGAGTGGCTGAAAACTATGGTTATGACAGTGTTCTTCTCTGTGACGGCTCCATTGGGGATCGGGATTGGAATCGGAATTTGTAACGTTTACAAGAGGAGCGGAGCAACAGTGGAAGGGGTGTTCGACTCGGCATCTGCGGGGATATTGATATACATGGCGCTCGTCGATATATTAGCAGCCGATTTCATGAGCCCCAGGATGGAGAACAATGTGAAGCTTCAATTGGGAGCACATACTTCTCTTCTGCTGGGTGCAGGATCTATGTCGTTTCTAGCTAAGTGGGCATGA